Proteins encoded within one genomic window of Arachis ipaensis cultivar K30076 chromosome B08, Araip1.1, whole genome shotgun sequence:
- the LOC107611361 gene encoding uncharacterized protein LOC107611361, whose protein sequence is MKGLFESWTGMHTRKKEKRLLLVGFFAVIWNIWMERNDRIFNNREAGVEDIQERTFLSYKEWSDIDLFDFANPRGLDAIDLNDDDIEDWRILLRHDKGVVACKKRWYKINKAVAQFAGCYDQASQNIRSGSNADDIKELAYKLYSTYYGQKFTFERHWNMLRLEQKWRSQLPTQSGGSKRTKVSATGAYSSSSNPETPLADELGVDSPVRHKDQRRASKKALYGKRRRQDNTLIDNWIDEYLLEDSEEEDIDRSSIPITRRWINRDREAGYDRLFQDYFADDPVYNADIFRRRFRMRRHVFLRIVDALSNVYPYFQQKVDATGRRGLSPLQKCTAAIRMLAYGVAADAVDDYVRIGESTTIECLEKFVEGVISVFEDEYLRKPNPNDHLQTFGYVGVSGSNNDINVLDRSPVFDDILNDRAPEVNYTINDNNYTMGYYSADGIYPECDTFVKSISKPQWEKRKLFAQYQEGQRKDVERVFGVLQARFAIIRGPARFWKKKKLANIMRA, encoded by the exons ATGAAAGGACTGTTTGAGAGTTGGACTGGCATGCATACTAGAAAGAAGGAGAAGCGGCTGTTGTTGGTTGGTTTCTTTGCGGTGATCTGGAATATCTGGATGGAGAGAAATGACAGAATCTTCAACAACAGGGAAGCAGGTGTTGAGGACATACAAGAAAGGACGTTTTTGAGCTACAAAGAGTGGTCtgatattgatctttttg ATTTTGCCAACCCTCGTGGATTAGATGCTATCGACctcaatgatgatgatattgaagaTTGGAG AATCTTGCTCCGACATGACAAGGGGGTAGTAGCATGTAAGAAACGATGGTATAAGATCAACAAGGCTGTTGCACAATTTGCTGGTTGCTACGATCAAGCTAGTCAAAACATAAGGAGTGGTTCAAACGCTGATGATATAAAGGAGTTGGCTTATAAACTTTATTCCACATATTATGGTCAAAAATTCACTTTTGAGAGGCATTGGAACATGCTTCGGTTGGAGCAAAAATGGAGAAGCCAACTACCTACACAGAGTGGCGGCTCAAAGAGAACCAAGGTTAGTGCAACTGGAGCATACTCATCCTCATCAAACCCAGAAACACCATTGGCTGACGAACTCGGTGTGGACTCTCCCGTTCGCCACAAGGATCAAAGAAGAGCAAGCAAAAAG gctttgtatggcaaAAGAAGACGGCAAGATAACACACTCATAGATAATTGGATCGATGAGTATTTACTCGAagattcagaagaagaagatatcGATAGAAGCTCTATCCCAATTACTCGTAGATGGATCAACAGAGATCGAGAAGCAGGATATGATCGCCTTTTTCAAGATTACTTTGCAGATGATCCGGTGTATAATGCTGACATTTTTCGACGAAGATTTCGAATGAGAAGACATGTGTTCCTTCGGATAGTAGACGCTCTCTCAAACGTCTATCCGTATTTTCAACAGAAGGTTGatgcaactggaagaagaggcttGTCGCCACTCCAGAAATGTACCGCTGCGATACGGATGTTAGCATATGGCGTAGCAGCTGATGCCGTTGATGATTATGTGCGTATAGGCGAGAGCACTACAATTGAATGCTTGGAAAAATTTGTTGAAGGTGTCATTTCGGTGTTCGAGGATGAATACTTGCGAAAACCCAATCCAAATGAC CATCTTCAGACCTTTGGATATGTTGGAGTTTCTGGTTCAAATAACGATATCAACGTATTAGATCGTTCTCCAGTGTTTGATGATATTCTAAATGATCGTGCTCCGGAGGTAAATTATACTATTAATGATAATAATTATACAATGGGATACTATTCAGCAGATGGTATTTATCCTGAATGTGACACATTTGTCAAATCAATCTCAAAGCCACAATGGGAGAAACGCAAGTTATTTGCACAATACCAAGAAGGGCAAAGAAAAGATGTGGAACGAGTATTCGGAGTGTTGCAAGCACGCTTTGCAATTATACGTGGTCCAGCTCGTTTTtggaaaaagaagaagcttgccaaCATAATGAGAGCTTGA